The DNA region attgggaaacatttaacaaaataagttaaaatataataaatcatagataatattaatttgcagTTTTCCAAGTCCATATGTATTCTGCAGGGATACTTATGTACTTTTAGGTggccatttttatttgagtttgactcagCAGGCATAGGGAAGAGGGTTTCACctgtaattttgtttttcttccttctccttcccttgcaGCTCATGCCCTCATGTGTTTCTCATGTAACAAGAAAAGGAGCAACTTTGGTTGTCTGAAGATCTCCTTTTGTACAGTAGATGAACCTTACTGCGTTTCCCAAACAATCTCAACAGCGACTGGTGAGTGATAACTCTAAGGGAGAGAGAAGCCTATCCCCCACCACCCCCCTGAGTCCTTTCCCTTACTGGCTTCTCTTTTGTGACCACTTTCCTCCCTTAGGAAGATAGCATCTCGGACTCCAAGGAGGCGCTGAGCTGTGCCACTTTGAGCAGGGATGTGTCATTCATACTCCCAGAATTCCCATGGGATTCCTAACATCCCATGACATATGTTGGTGGGGTGGTAGGACCAAGGTTCAAGTGTATAACTAGAATTAGGGATCAGACCTGGGCTGAGGTCACAGAACTATTGAATCTCAAAGTTGAAACGGATGCAAGATCATCCAGTCCCAGCCTGTACCTGTACCTGCTTTATCACTACCCAAATAAATAGTTATCTACCCTTTGCTTGAAGGCTCCCAGAGATGGAATCTCTGCTTTCCAGGTGTAGCCAATTCCATTGTGAGaaaaattctaattgttaggaagttgttaTTAATAGAGAACCAAATTCAGCCTCCTTACAACTTCCCTGCCCCTTCTTGTTCTCTTACTTCTATCTTCTGGGAGCAGCAGCAGAACTATACGTGGAATCCAACTGAACTCAACTGGAATTCAATCCATTGGAACTCAGTGGGATTCCATatagccttttttttaaaaagtgctctctctctctctctctctctctctctctctctcattataaGCTTATCAATCAGTAACAAACATGAACTTTCAATAGgcaaagagaaattgaaaaagatTTGTCTCTGAAACTACAAATTTATGCAATGCTTTAAAAAAGCATGTTAAATCAAACATGGTAGTAACAACATTGCCCTGTTTGTtgtttgtgtccccttctgaatgtctttgttatttttctactcatttaaaaatgttttattgctgcTGTTTGAGTGTATCTTTATCATGAACCACTCATTCCCTCCGCTCCCCTCATTAAATAAATACCTTTTCTTATAAGCAATAAGTGTGATCAAGTgaaacaaatcaatacattggccatgtctggaAAAGAATCTTTCAAATTCCCTTCCTTACTGCTGGCTAAATGTTCCCACTCCCTTTGGCTGATCCTTATATGATGTGACCTGCAGTcgcctcaccatcctggtcatccTTTTCTTTCTACACTCCAATTTATTTAGGTCCTTCCTGAAATACGGTGCCGAAAACTCTTCCTATGTATTTGGAACCAAAGAATGTCAGGGCAGGGAAAGCTCTTAGAACATAAAacaacagagctggaaggaacctcagaacattgaatgtcagagctggaagggtctttagaaCCTAGAATATTGGAACTAGAACGGGGCTTAgtatatagaatgtcagagctagaagagtctTCAgaatctagaatatcagggctaggaggggccttagactGTTTGAATTGTAAAGGTCTTCAGAACTTAGAATATCAGAACTAGAAAGGCTTTAGTACATAGAATGTTACAGCTGGAAGGATCTTCAGAAcctagaatatcagaactgggCGGGGGGGCTTAGGgtagagaatgtcagagttgcaAGGGTCTTTAgaacctagaatatcagggctagGAGGGACTTTAatacatagaatgttagaactggaagggtcttCAGAACTATGAAGggccttaaaacacagaatgttagagttgaaaATATCTTCAGAACCTAGAATATCAGAACTAGGGGGGCCCTTAgtacatagaatgttagagctggaagggtcttcagGACCTAGACTATTAGGGCTAGGAGGgtcctcagaacatagaatgtcaatgctgggaGGAAATCTTAGAACAGACAAACAGGTTAGAATGGAAACCTAATATAGAATGCTAACTTTCAGGGTGGAAAAGGACCCTAGAAatcttctagtccaatctccttattttatagagatagagctaaggcccagagaatgGGACCCACCTGCCCAAGGTTAACAGTAAGTaactttttgtgtttttgtctcttttttaaaatgcaggACACAAATCAAAGAGCATCAGCAAATACTGTTCTGCCACCTGTCCAATCACTTTTGCCTCTGGGGTGGTAGTTATGGCCACTCGATGCTGCCAACACTCCCTGTGTAATATATTCTCAAATGATGGTGGACTCCAGGCCAGCTCTTTGGTGCTGGGCCTGTCTGTGCTGTTCAGTTTGCTTTATGCCGTGGTGAGGCCAGGTGCTTGAC from Trichosurus vulpecula isolate mTriVul1 chromosome 1, mTriVul1.pri, whole genome shotgun sequence includes:
- the LY6E gene encoding lymphocyte antigen 6E codes for the protein MKVFVLVLLASLLYVERAHALMCFSCNKKRSNFGCLKISFCTVDEPYCVSQTISTATGHKSKSISKYCSATCPITFASGVVVMATRCCQHSLCNIFSNDGGLQASSLVLGLSVLFSLLYAVVRPGA